Genomic DNA from Prunus persica cultivar Lovell chromosome G1, Prunus_persica_NCBIv2, whole genome shotgun sequence:
AGCTGATGAAGACATGGATAGATCCTACTTGGCTGCATTCCTTGCTTGCTGGTTGTGCAAATTTGTATTTCCCAAAGACGGCGTAACTTTGATTAGACCAGGGGTTTTCAAAGTTGCCAGTCGAATGGCGCACAGTGTATCATTTAGCCTAGCAATTCCAGTATTGGCCAGTATTTACAAGGGGCTGAATGATATTTCTAGTGCAgatgatccatgaaattgcacaacTGTCCTACCTTTCCATTATGTGTATGGGTGGTTGGGTGAATACTTTGACACACATTTTACATCATCTTCCGAGAAGTCCATTCCCATCATGGCAAGGTTCTCAGGAAGACTTCCGgcgaaattttttgaagattCGACAGCTCGAGCTTTGTTCCGGACTTGTGGTAAAGTGAAAATGAGTCGTCTAGAAAAAGTGTTTTCAAAATACAAACAACTGACTGATGAAGATCATATTTCTAAGGAAGACTTTGAGTATTTGATATGTCTTCGTTCGGGATTCGTTTCTCTACGACAGGAACACTACCGAGTCATCCAACCTTATAGCCCGCACCGATTCAGTAGACAATTTTGTTATGTACAACATGTGCCAGGAGAACTTAAAGATGATGTCCGGAATGGGACTGTGCTATCAGTATACTCACATTGGAAATCATGCTTGAAGATTGGCAGTGCATCTACAATAACCCTACCTAATAAGGACAATATTCGGGAGTTTGAGATTACATCTGATTATGTTATTTGGTGGTCGAAGGTGCATCGCTTTGAATCGACGAAATCAAAGACAATCTCAACTGTAGGCAAATCGTCGTCGCTTTCTCAGCCGAAATCTCTTAAGTCTCATGGCAATGAAGTTTTAGTTCATGATAAACTCACCCGTGGTAGAGCGCTCCGAGTTCATCCAGAAGTTGAAGGTAGTTCTACTACTCCCGCACCTCGAGTTCAACACCCACCTCCAGTTGATGTTCCTTCAACTTAAGTCCCTAATGATAAAGGAGAAACAGAAAGCGTAGCAGATTCTCAAGAAGATTTCATTCCCCTCAGTCGACGAATTCGCAATTTGAAGCGAGGTCATATAAGTAGTAATGAAGATAGTGAAGTCAACTTTAGGCATAAGAAGACAAGTGTCGGACCTCTCTATTGTGATTTGGAGGCGGCGTACCCACTTGATGACACATTTTTTTGTGATGTGCCCGCTGTTTCACAACCGGTTCTGATGAATGAggtatgtattttatttcgCCTTGAGCTTTCCCTtttctatacatatatatataaattaattaattatatatatattttagggAGAAGTAGTGCATCATGTCCCTACTGTGTCTGAGCTTGTACCATTTAATCATTTGCCTAtcgaagaggaagatgacgCTTTGCGCCCGATAAGTGATTCAGGTGTTAACCTAAGAGGTACACTGCCAATCTTTATCACGCTCCGTATTTAGAAATCTTTGATTCTACTTACTTAACCATTACTCGTCGGTTCATGTAGGTTTGCTTGCACAACAACATTTATTAAAGCCGGCTAATTATGCATCCACTTCTGAAATGTCATGTGGGGAGCCCAAATTAGGTGTTGCAGACAAAACCCTTCGCAAAGTAATCTCCGTTTTAGGAAACCAAGTAAAAAGCATAATCTTGAAGGCTTCATTGGAAAGGCTTCCCTCATTCAAAGATTAGCTTGGCAAGTTGATGACTACTCTTGACAATGTAGGGGCGAACATCTCATCTTTACGAGCTATGATCGATGCACTTATGGTGACTGCAGTTGATTATCATTCTGCACACTCTACTTACTCCCAAAAGCTATCTCCCGAGGCTCAGAGTGATCGTTTAGCCACAGTTGACTCTTCACTTTTCTATTGCCTTGGCTTTGCAACAAGCTGAAGAAGTTCATCAGTCTTCTATACTTAAGTCTATTCAATCTGCCAATACGCGTATGGAGGAGTTGAAGAGGGAACAAGAACAATTGGGGTTAAGATTGAGTCAACTAAACGGATCACTTTCAAAGAGTGATGCACAACTTTCTTATCATCATGGTGAAGTCACCCGCTTGAGAGAGGATAAGACTGCGGTTGAAGAAGCTCCTGCACTATCAGCTGCAGATGCTGAGACTTTAGATACATTATGAGTTTCCTTTGAGAGACTGCGTAACGGCTTCAAGGATTTGTCTTGGGAATAGCAAATTCTGTTGTTGTaaactttctttgctttattatatttctctttgaacTTGTCAAAGTGTTGATGTTTACTAATTAACTTTCATGATGAAATAAAAGcattttcttatttcattattttttttcgaaTGGTTCGGATTGATGGAGGAAaccctttgtttttattttgatgtgaCTGAACTTGGAATTATTTGTCCaagctgcctacgtaccctcgaTGAAAAGGGATTAAGTCATCACGTAGTTcaagggatttttttttgggggccgTACGCAGTTTAGGCTCATGCGGGCCAGGAGCTAGTAGTCACTTCATGCATAGTATCGTTTCAAGAATTTTCCGTTGATATGGCCAATTCTTAAACCATCCTCCGCTATAATCTTGTAAGCGCCACTTGTGTATACTTCTTGTACTACGTAGGGCCCATCCCATTTCGAAGTAAACTTGCTTCCAGTTTTATGTGTTGTGATGATAGGTCTACGTAATGCGAGGACGAGATCTCCCACCTGAAAAGATCTGGGGCGTACTTTCTTGTTAAAAGCATTCGAAAGCCGGGCTTGATAACACTCTAAGCGTTGTTGCGCTTCGAGTCTCTTTTCGTCTTTGCTTCTAACTCTTGGAGACGTAGcttcgcattctcttcatcaGTCAATCCCTCTTGTATGGCCATCCTCAATGATGGAAGTTGACTTTCTAGAGGCAAGACTGCTTCCACGCCATACACGAGTGAGTATGGTGTAGCCTGAGTAGGCGTCCGGTATGTCGTCTGATAAGCCCACAATGCTTCATTTATCCTTTCATGCCAATCTTTCTTGGTTCTTCCAACAACTTTCTTCAACAGGCTGCAAAGAGTTTTGTTGAACGCTTCCGCAAGACCGTTGGCTGGTGCATTGTACATTGAAGAGTTGCGTTGTTTGAAACCAAAGTTTTCACACAATTTATCCATCAACCGATTCGAGAATGGCTTGCCATTATCTGTGATGATGTAGCGTGGCATACCATACCGATTAATGATGTTTACCTTGATAAGCTCACCACATTTTCTTGCTTCACTTTCTTTAGAGGCACAGCTTCCGCCGATTTTGAGAAGTAGTCTGTGGCTGCAAGGATGTAAGAATGATCGTCGGAAGATTTAGGTGCTATTGGTCCCACCACATCAAGACCCCACGCATCAAATGGCCAAGAAGTAATTGTAAGATGTAGCAGCTCCGGCGGTTGGTGGATAAAGTTGGCATGGAATTGACATGCTTGGCATTTCTTCACATAATCCATGCAATGATTGACCATAGTCGGCCAATAGTAGCCCAtcctttttatttggaaatgtAGCTTTGGCCCTGATTGATGTGCTCCACAAATTCCTGAGTGAGCCTCCTCTATTGCTTTGAATGCATCTTCTTTGTCCAAGCATCTTAGAAACACGCCTTCAAATGAACGACGGTAGAGAATTTCTTTGTAATAAATGAATCGAGGTGCCCAACGTCGTACATCTGATCGATGTCTTGAATCATCTGGCAGTTTCCCATGCTCAAGATAATCAATTAAAGGTTGTCTCCAGTCGTCAACGTCAATAAACAGTACCGAGATAATGTTGACTCCTTCTTGCGATGTCCCAAGCGTTAATGGAACGACCCAACGTTGGCAAACTGGAAGATTTATTGCTTCATCTTTTGTCAATGCCAATGTAGTGGCAAGGTTGGCTAAGGCATCTGTCATTTGGTTATCTTTTCTTGGCACATGCTCCAGCGTCACGAAGTCAAACCTTTCTAGTAATTTCGTGGCTAATTGGTGGTATGGAATTAGATCATCCTTTCTAACTTCGTAGTGAGTCAACAGTTGGTTGATCACTAACATGGAGTCACCATATACTTCTAAGCTCGATATCTTCATCTCCACGGCCATTTGTAAGCCCATGATCAAAACTTGGTATTCTGCAACGTTGTTCGAGCAAAGTTCACTTAAGAAGAATGAATAGGGCAATACGTGTCTCTTGGGTGATACGAAGACTACGCCAGCCCCCGCCCTGTCTTTATGAGCCAATCTATCAAAGAACATCATCCAAGTAGGAGAAACGTCAGCGAAGAAGACTTGTTCGTCGGGTAGGTCATCTGAAATTTCCCAGTCTGCTGGAATTGGATGATCAGCTAGGAAGTCTGCAACAGCTTGCCCCTTAACCGCCTTTGCTGGAGTGTAGATGATTTCATACTGATTGAGAAGTAACGCCCACTTGGCCAAACGCCCCGTCAAGACTGGTTTTGACATAATGTACCTCACCGGGTCAGCTCGTGCAATTAGATGGACCGTGAATGCTTGCATGTAGTGCCTTAACTTTTGGATAGCAAAAACAAGTGCATGACACGTCTTTTCTATAGGTGTGTAATTTAGTTCGGGACCAGTAAGCGTTCGGCTTAGATAATAGAGTGCTTGCTCTTTGTGTGACTCATTCTCTTGCGCTAAAAAGGCTCCAATTGAAATTTCTTGAGCCGCAATGTACAATTTGAGTTGTTTGCCTAGAATAGGGGCTCCTAATAGTGGTGAACTCGATAAGTACTTCTTTATGCTTTCAAAGGCATTGTGACAAGCTTCATCCCAAACAAATGGAACATCCTTTTTCATAAGGCGACTAAATGGTTGACACCTCCCTGctaagtttgagatgaatcGCCGAATAAACGCGAGGGATCCTTGTAAACTTTTCAACTCACGTAAATTTCTTGGCTCGGGCATATCTCGGATGGCTTTAATCTTAGTCTGATCTACTTCGATGCCTCAATGTTTAACGATGAAACCAAGGAATTTACCTGACGTGACGCCGAAAGCACACTTCAAAGGGTTCATCTTGAGTTGATACTTCCGCAATCTGTTAAACACCGTTCTCAAATCTTTCAAGtgatcttctcttctttttgacTTGATCACCAAGTCATCAACGTAGCACTCGACATTCTTGTGAAGCATGTCATCAAAGATCTTTTGTATTGCACGTTGATAGGTCGCACCTGCATTTTTGAGGCCAAACAGCATCACCTTGTAACAGTAAATTCCTTTTGGAGTGCGGAAGGCTGTGAGTTCTTCGTCCTCTGGCGACATTCTTATTTGATTGTATCCAGATGAACCATCCATGAAAGATAAGGCTTCATGACCTGTGGTTGCATTGACCATGAGCTCAATTATAGGCAATGAAAAGTCATCATTCGGGCAAGCCTCGTTTAAGTCTCGGAAGTCAACACAAATACGAATTTGTCTagtgattttcttcttcaccgGAACAATGTTCGCTATCCACGTCGGGTATTTCACCTCCCTAATAAATTCGGCAGCGATCAACTTGTCAACTTCGGCTTCGATTTGACTTAAGAGCTCCGGACGGAAGCGACGTTGAGTTTGTTTAATTGGACGCGTTCCAGGTTTGATTGCAAGGTGGTGAACCGCAACTTTCGGATCGAGGCCTGGCATCTCTTTATATGTCCAAGCAAAGACATCTTTATACTCAAGCAATAGCTGATGATATGATTCCTCTTCGCTAGGATTCAAAAGTGCACTAACGAAGATAGGTCTTGGGTCTTCATTTGTTGCCAAGTTGAGCTCTTT
This window encodes:
- the LOC109947169 gene encoding uncharacterized protein K02A2.6-like, whose product is MPRYIITDNGKPFSNRLMDKLCENFGFKQRNSSMYNAPANGLAEAFNKTLCSLLKKVVGRTKKDWHERINEALWAYQTTYRTPTQATPYSLVYGVEAVLPLESQLPSLRMAIQEGLTDEENAKLRLQELEAKTKRDSKRNNA
- the LOC109947171 gene encoding uncharacterized protein LOC109947171, producing MPEPRNLRELKSLQGSLAFIRRFISNLAGRCQPFSRLMKKDVPFVWDEACHNAFESIKKYLSSSPLLGAPILGKQLKLYIAAQEISIGAFLAQENESHKEQALYYLSRTLTGPELNYTPIEKTCHALVFAIQKLRHYMQAFTVHLIARADPVRYIMSKPVLTGRLAKWALLLNQYEIIYTPAKAVKGQAVADFLADHPIPADWEISDDLPDEQVFFADVSPTWMMFFDRLAHKDRAGAGVVFVSPKRHVLPYSFFLSELCSNNVAEYQVLIMGLQMAVEMKISSLEVYGDSMLVINQLLTHYEVRKDDLIPYHQLATKLLERFDFVTLEHVPRKDNQMTDALANLATTLALTKDEAINLPVCQRWVVPLTLGTSQEGVNIISVLFIDVDDWRQPLIDYLEHGKLPDDSRHRSDVRRWAPRFIYYKEILYRRSFEGVFLRCLDKEDAFKAIEEAHSGICGAHQSGPKLHFQIKRMGYYWPTMVNHCMDYVKKCQACQFHANFIHQPPELLHLTITSWPFDAWGLDVVGPIAPKSSDDHSYILAATDYFSKSAEAVPLKKVKQENVVSLSR